The genomic segment aaggaaaaattgtGTTATCCACAGCAACATTCAAAGGAGAAACATGAGTAGGAGATGAACACAGTgtaaatttttgttttcatgtgtgTAAATTCATAGACATAGTTAAGATTGTAGTTTCTTTACCTGCTCTACGAATTATAGTTTTGCCTACCCCATTCACTCCCCACACAACAAATATGCCATCAATATTTATCAAGACTACAGAAGAAGAAATTATTTTGGGCCATATTGAAATCACGGCTACTCTTAAAAGGCACACAAAATCGGAGCATGGTCCGAATAAAACTGTAACTTGCAGTCTGCACACAAAAGCTGCAGCGACATTCAATATACCTCAGTAGGATGCTACAAGTGACAGACACTACTAAGAAATATAATAAGAACGCTTGAACTAGTTAAGGGTAGTTTGTTAATTAAGATCCGAAATACAGTATACTAAAATAGCATCTAATAATGAACATACCTTTACACCCTGAGCACTGGATGAAGAAGTTGATGAGATCAAGTAGTGCAACATCTCTGTCATGTTTGTAAGACTCAATCCAGTCATCAACAACCGACTGAATAGGACAATAAACATGTttaaagaaatatgaaaaaacTTTCTTTATATGCAACATCAGTGTTAGTGATAAAACATATCCCACCTGCATTGCACTCCGCCCCAGCTTAACGACTTCAAACAGCATCATGTTTTCCATGCCATTCTCCTGGTGGTGGCCATTTATCCGACCTACCCCCTTTACCATCTTGGGTTTGTCTCCTGCTGCTTTCTTCCCCTTCTTTCCACCCTGAAAGAAAACCAATAACATTAGGGAAACCCATAAAACACCCTTTCCGACAGATGCCTAGAATGCAGATTAACAACTAGACAAGTGTCAACACCAGCCAGTAACAAAGCAGAagcaaataacaacaaaatcatcaaatactgttttattttaccaaGGCCATACGGAAGAGGCCTGATTCTGATTTTACTATATCCAGTTGTGAGTAGGTTTTGGGTCACTTGAACCTTGTAGTGTAACCAGTACAATTAACGGGTCATTAGTGGATCTCCAATTGACAAGTTAGgattaatgaaaatgtgttgcaAAGATGTAGTAACCACATAGTACTGTTGTGCACAAATATTAATGCATTGTTGCCTAATACGTGCTTGAAGTGTAGCCAGGTAAGGGCACATTTGGCTCCTTAGTTCAATGAGAGTCTCAACTGTGgttttgttcatattttctcAACCAATGTCTGATGTTTAAGCAacagctgggaaaaaaaaataaaacacgctGATTGGCTCTTATGATCAGCTCGTAAGGAGGGAGGCCTACAATcaagactgaacaaaaatatagcTAGATGGTGGGACAACTTTAAAATGTATGATAATATTGCCTACTTAGTTCCAATTGAGATGGAAGCCAATACTGCTTTACATACCTTTCCTTTTGCTGAATTTGAACTCCTGCCATCAGGATCTTCAGAAAAGTCGGTGTCTGAAGAAAACTGTGTGTCTGTATCCctagtgacaaaaaaaatggatgttaaaAAGAATATTGAGGTCCATCTGAAGCAAActaacaaaaccaaaaataaaatgtagcacTTACGGCGCATAGGGGAAGTCTGCTGGTATTTCTGGTGCTGCTATCATTTCTCTAACATCTTCTGGATAACTTCCAATTTATGACTGGCTTGTAATACTGAGAAAATACAAAACAGAGAAGCTTGTATGAAATCTGAATTGAGATATCAAATTAGAGAGgtaagagttaaaaaaacaagaggaaAAACGGATGACAACAGTTTTCTTCTTCACATGGTAACAGTGGGCGGTACGGATGCTCTTGTGGCACTCAGCACTCAAAGCATAGGCTCCCTCGTCCTCATCCCCCTTACTTTACAATCATTGGAGTATCTTCCTCACTGGCCAAATATGGATGTGCCCTGTCCGCCCCACAAATATTTCGACCAATCAAAACGCGTTACCAACATCAACAAGATACTGCAGGCCACAACTACTGCTGTGCTGTACTGTATGGAAAAGTGTCACATACATGCAAGGATGTAAGTAACTTTTGAAAGGCAATCATCTACTTACCTATTGCACACATTTACCAGTGTTTATATACCACATCATGCATCCTATAACATATGATGATCCATCATTATAGTATAagaggagattaaaaaaataaaataaaagcataataCAGGAGGAGGCCTATCGCTGCTTACaatagaaaatatttgtcaCGATGGTGTGGACGTGTTACACTATAATGCAGGTAAAAGATCTACTAAAAACTAAGATGATATGAGTCACACCTGAACACAGGCGTTTTGATTGCAATGTAACATGGCACGCATTGCTTGTTAAAACGGTTGTTTGCCATTTGAATACATCGTCAATGTCCCTATTTCACGAGTTACTGCGTAAATATTACATGATGACAAGATGACGGGATTCAATGGGTGTTGACTGAAAAAGTGGCGCCAAATCGCCCAGTGAATCTCATAAACTTGCCACGATGAAGCTAGGGCGAGCATCTTGGATTGCAGCGAGTCGTAAAGCTCCATATCTAGGAGTTCTAAAGTCAACGCAGCAGCACATAAATACCCGCGTTCCCTCCAAGGAAGCCGGCGTGACTACGCTCTTCGTCGGTTCCTGTCAAAATTGACACCGGTGCGCGGGTGGTGCTAGCGGCGTTAGCAACCGTGAAATTCGTAGACCTCAAGACTGGAAATGTCCAAGCAAGTGCACTCAAAACTCTGATTCGAAATTCCACCCAAGCTGTGTCAGGAACGGGTCGGCGTTTGTTGCCGCTATCGTAGGACGACAGTAACAACACAACAACGCAAGCTCGACGGTGCAATCACATGCTAATATTAGCGAGAAGAGACTGGCGTTAGGAAACGCATCCAGTGACCATTTTTCCTCCCAGTTAACTACTCTTACACCAAACTCAGTTTTAATACCACGAACACcaataattatgattaatttCATGAGCACGGTAAACTCCGATTGGTCAACCATGCTAACAGTATGTGCTAAcgttccctaaaaaaaaacatcacgtcCTTGCGTCCTCCATCTTGCCTCGGGAGTTTCAGTACCGTATTGCATAAGCAACAAACACTGTTTACAATTTTTGTGAAGTGCAACCAAGTCCATCGAAACAACTAAACAATTCGTTGCGTTTTTTCCGATATATTTTGCGTCATTGTGGTAAGAATCTAGTGCGTTAGCTCGCTACCAACCACAGTAACGTTAGCCTCTCGCAGCGGAGCTAACGAGGCGACTCGACTGAGGAGGCAGACATCCGCGCTCTAGACTCAACTAGCCTGGCTAGCAAGCGGCTAGCAAAATACAAATCAACTAAGTTCCACATAGCTTTCCGCCATTTTACAGCTAACTTACCTTGCTGAGAAATAATAGTCCCAGCTGATTCCTAACTTGAACTACTTCGACCAGCCTCAGGCCGAATCACACTCTAAATTCTGTAAAAAGAGTTTAAAAGTCGCGGTCAGAGGCGGTTTCGGACGTTCTCTCACCCGCTTGCTCCGTAGTTCAATTTGTTGTTTCGACGACCTGGGAGGAGGAAATCCTAGTACAGAGCTACCACCTAGCGGCCACAGAGTCATTGCTCGACGATTCGACACCCAGTGGCCACTGCTCAGTATTGCACGTCAGAATCACGTGTAGTACTGTACTTGATCGACATAAGTTCTTTTGCGCTCTCCCTttataaactcaagttaaatAAACCATTTCGAATTATGTAGCAGAAATCTAATGCATATTTTAACTTGATAGTCATTTGCTGTGCTTGTGTATAAATAGGCATTACAACATTATGACcaatttgtgcattttattgctGGAACTGATTTCACatcacatatatattttatgtattgatCAAATAACTGTTCAAAATGTCTAGgtatttattaacaaaagtaaaaggtAACAAGCATGAAATCAAATACAGGATATCCCCCACTACAAGTCATTTGGGCTGCTCCAAGCAcatcaaataaaaagcaaactTAGCCAAAGGCACCTCTGGAATGAAAAATAGGATAAAATACTTTAGTGTTTCTTAACTAGCCCCCtattaaaacctattaaaaaaggTTTATAATATACTTTTGATTAGCTTTTCAATAGCCAGGCCGTCGTTGCCATACAGTCATTTGCAATATTACAGGCTATCTACActtaatattaaaatacaaaatcagGGATTGTTAGACATCAGCACAGAAAGTTTGATtagaaaaagcatttttaagcTATGTACGTCTTGACCTTCTGTGTAATGGCCCCACAACAAATTGGACATTTGATAAGCGTCTGTGAACATTCCTCACAGGTGGCCAGGTGACCGCACGGGATGAAAACAACGCAAGTATCTTTGTCCATACACACTTTGCACTGTTTTTCCCTCTGCAGTTTCCGTAGCGTTTCCATTGGGTCGTCATctgaaagacaaaagaaaacacacataaGACAATGTTTACTCATTATCAGAACATGATTTTACAGCAATCttgaaagcattttgttttgctctttttttgttattgccactttttattttattaccaaaaaaaataacattcggTTAATTTGTACACAGTCCTATTTGAATAAGATGTTTTTCAAAGTTTACCtactgtatttaattaaattccATTATATTGATCATTGCAAATTCATTGTACAGCGACATCCATTGTTAATGTTGACATAATATTGTGATACAGTATTGAGGATTTCCTGCCATTTCCACTCCACTTTCTGCCATCCTCTGTCAgtctaaaccagaggtgggcaatctcggtcctcgagggccggagtcctgcaggttttgtaggtttctcacttccaacacaagctgattccaatcaacaggatcattatcaggcttatgcagagcttgctgatgagctgatcatatatcagctgtgttggagaagggcaacacgcaaaacctgcaggactgcggcccttgatgcccacctctggtctaaaccataggtgtcaaactccggtcctggcgGGCCTTAGTTCTCCTGCAGGTGTTGGATATTTccattctccaacacagctgatatatgatcagctcatcagcaaactctgcataagcctgataacgatcctgctgattggaatcagcttgtgttggaagagggaaacctccaaaacctgcaggactacagccctccaggaccggagtttggcGCCAATGGACTCTAAACTAATGGAGTAGTGGTACAACTGCCTAACTTCTGTTCAGACAGCATGGACTCATTGGGTCTTTTTCGTGCGCCCTGTGGTTAACTAGTGATTGGTCCAGCATGGGCAGAGTCTGCATTTCAGCCAAAATCAGAATAAGAGCCGGCTTCCAGTGATCCTAACTAAACTGAATAAGATGTACAGAAGATTGATGGATGGAGGTATGGATGAAACCTAGTGCACACATATATTTACCATTTCTGGATGGCGTAAATCCATTTTGATGACTTGAGGTCTGAAAATAAACACGTGCATAgttagaaaatgaaaaaaaaaacacttctgatTATATACACtgcatatatttttatattatagcTTTCCAATAGTGTTCCCTCGTTACGTTGCAAAAATACCTGCAATTGGTGAAAATCGGCAAAgtagtcaactttatttttgtttacatttattatgttttaaggCTGTAACACCCCCCACTTTATAACCTTTTCTCAGACAGGCATGAACATGTTCTTACATTTCACTCTtctttaaacattctcaatgttcaaacctttatacattttagggcaGAGGCTGTGAAACGTGAACtacgttatagcgagggaacactgtacaccATTTTCCACAACTCAGTAACTAGATTAACTTGCCAAAAATGTTTCTTGATGTGACTGGCTCTGgcaaagttaaagtaccactgattgtcacacccacctaagtggggcgaactttgttctccgcatttgacccatcccccgagggagcggtgagcagcagcaggggctgcgCTCGGGAaccatttggtgatctaaccccccaataccaacccttaatgctgagtgtcaagcagggcggcaatgggtcccatttttatagtctttggtatgaccccggccagggattgaacccacaacctcacagtctcagggcagacactaACACTAGCTCACTGAGCTGGTAGTCCGCATgggtaaaaaaatgcaaactgaAGTATTTATATCATCCAATTCTAATTAATATAAGATCCTGCTTACAAATCTTCTCCTAATTAATCATCAGCCAAGGATTGGTTGTTTATTTATGAGTTCAAATTACTGCAATAAGAAATGTGATTTGCAAATTTTGTGTCAATTAAAAGGGTGGGCCTCAAGTATGGAAAAAGAAAGGGTCCGTGGTGGAGGTAATGTCGTAGCTTGAGCTTTCATGCCTGCTTCTGGAATGGGCTCACTAGTCaatattgctgataaaactcaTGATGGTAGCAGCAGAATTAATTCTGAATTTTACAAAGCCATTTTGTCTGCATCCTAACTAATCGGGAGACGCTTCACATTATGTAAAAAGACAATGATGCACTGCCAACACAACAAAGGACTTTCATCAGGGGGTGAAAAAGTAGGGGGTTTCAAACTGGCCAAATCAATGACCGGACCTTAACCCAAGAGATGGATTTTACCTCCTGCAGAGGAGACTGAAGAGAGAAACCTctagaaacaaacaaactaaaagaGGCTGCAATAAAGGCCTGAAAAACATTTCTAATGAAAAAATGCAAAGGTCTGGTGAAATTTAATGGGTCACAGGCTTGATGCAGTTATTACAAGTAAGGGTTATGTCGCCAAATATTACGTGTTAATCACTAAGTTAatgtctgttccaatacttaATACTATTGCTCACTTTAAATATGGGTGGGTTCAAACTAGcgatgtcaaagttaaagcgttacctaattaattaatcacaaaatattatcgcattaatcatgtattaacgcaaattaatcacactatcAACTTTGACCGCATGTGATCTTTTAGCTCACAGCGGATGGTTATATTAAAGggagcacaggttgtgtttgagcaataaacatgctacatgcattaaagtaaaacatttaataaatgttgtcattttacattcagaatatttgttcatgtcaaactattggggtcattctttccccattttaaattatgcaagtaaataACTGAGTAGAATAAGGGGAGGATGAGattgtgcagtggatcaaaaaatgttgacgatGTTCTCATAacatttggcgggcaaaaaaagttggtaaaaagcttttttaattaggtgattaatcaaaattctaaggtGTGATTagtctgattttaaaaaaattatcagcTCTACAGTAGTTAAAAAAAGGTGCCCTATCCCGAGCTGtttaaaacatcaaaatgtacataccatgaaataaaagatatattcatcttttgatctgaaaaccaaatgtcttcagtgtgTTTAACAGACTCAAAGCAATTGAGCGTGTGGTCAAGAAAAAACAATCCATGGTTGAACCTGAAAGAATATAATCTATTCAGGCCAGGTACCCGATTGACCTCATattgatttgcatttttttcaaacaataaaaatagaaataatagaataataaaaaatcttaaatgttatacaagtgtaaaaataagcCAGTATGTTTTTCTGTCACTTATGAggcatattttttaacaaaaagtttGGTCGGTTTACAAATTGGTGGACCTTTTGGGAAACGTCACAATTTTGAGTTCTATTGTATTAcatgaaatttaccaaatttgagtggcaaaaaatgtaaaaattgtaatcttacAGCTTCATTTCGTTGAGGATCTTGTAGCTGGATGGTGTTGAGAAATTCTTGTCCTTTTTCTGCTAACAAGAAGCTGCATCTAGTTGAGAATTTAGAACATCTTGAGCCATGTTTGAACACCAACGTTATGTGATATGCATGTATGATACAATTTTTATTGTTACCCAGGATAACTTTTGGCATGTTCTTCCCATGGGTCTTCATCGGGCTGCCAGCCTTTTAGTCCTCCACCACAACGAAAGCACATCACCTTGTCTCCTGTCcctacacacaagcacacacccAAAATAATTAAGAGTTCATTCAGAATATCATGACAATAAAAGTTAATCCAATGGAAACCCCAAAAGGAACAATGGCCCCCACTTGGAACAATTTGGAGTTCAACCAAAAAGCAAATATTTCTGGTTAAGTTAGATGATTGTTGAATTGGTCGATATTGCTGAAAAGTGTATCGCGATATAAGTATTTAATATCAGTCAATATAGTttggatttattatttttatctaatcaaaatcagaaaaaaatatccagaggaaaataaaataccatTCAAAATATCTGGCAATGAAACAAATTTTGAAGCTATGTACACAGTTTTTGTGTACACTAAATGTTGTCATCCTATCACATGAATGAAATTGAAGACAGACAAAATGATGCTACTCCtcatttaacccattaaggccgggagccCGCGGACACATTTTGAACACTTTTGTagaaaataacacccacacgtGTGGACTGGCTAACTGTATagatttgtgagaaaatatTAGATTTACCGATTTGGGACATGGGAGGTTTTGGCCCAACGCCAGCGTTGTGTACAttatttttatgatggcaaGTTAAGTGTTTAAAAATTGCAGGCCACATGTTTATTTATAATGTTTCAAGAAACAAAGTTGGATATGTTGAAGAGGTAAAGCCCCAGAtttatttgcattattgttgtatATGCTGTATTGttgtatttgtgatttttaacGCCACACTTGTGTGACAGAATTTTGTTGTCATGGTAAATGCTTACAAGACTGCGTGCCAAAGTATTAAGTTTACTCTTGTAATCGTAGTAGATAAACATTCATATTAACGAATGCTTCATCTTCCATTATATTAGAATGTTTTATGTATAATAGATCTGATTGTTAATTAGATTTAAGATTAGttaattgcttgtgtttgttgaaaaacacataaaggagggaaaaaaattgcaattagatttacagtggtacctcagaaTTTGTACATAATTCATTCCCgcgaagtccgaattgttcaaccgccgaaacatttttttccccaaggaaattatgaaaatgcaattaatcagtTCCCAagatccaaaaacagaaaattcctattttaatttctgggcatatattttttttttacatttacagtagagtatttaaacaataaaaatactataccttacctgttgtggtgtgatggcatcagtggatgataaatgctatgttaatgctagctttagttcagtgctgagtttgtgtattttacattgggcatattgttaagaCTACTAAAAGGTCCTTGCGTGTgctgtttaacgtcaggcacgttgttgtacagctaaggggggtcctcgtgccagtatttacagaagtagtcacagtagttacaactgcgtgataatctccttcctaattccactgcggttcatagcactgtatgtttttctttgctggttttcttgggcccatggcgaagaaaattgtcgtggataaatcaaaatgcactcgcgagtatggagcacctccgggagtattcacgatctgactggaaatgagcagtgcattgtCTCAACTACAActaacgtgagcattcggcattacTCGACTTCACTCGTTTACCCTTTTTCAAGGTATGCTCagtttagcttgctttgcttccgaaaatgagtttaaactcagaggcattttttactcagatttttttggttgaagtccgaattgtacaagttccgagacgttctaactctgaggttccactgtattttccAAAATTGTTCAGCGACATCTGGAACCCTGGTGATGCTAATGTGGCATAGCAAATTAACAAGAAACAAGATCATTGAATTCAACCGAATAACATAACAGATTATGTTTGATTTAGGAGGTTCCATTGTACATGTGTTAATTGATGTTCCAATCAGGTGCATACACACCTGTGCTGTAGAAGCCAGCCCTTGCAAGTCGAGCATGGTCTACTGGGTGCTGGATCCCTGCAAAGCTGCGCAGCCTCTCTTCGAAACTTCCCATGGGGACGGGAATGTTTACTTGAGGTGGACCGCTACGATCCTCCTCTCCCGTACCTCCCTCGGATGGGATGTTGCCCACATCATGGCCAAGGATGAAGAAGCAGTAGGGAAAATGTTTGCCATGCTCACCCCAGGCTGTGTCTCCTACTTCCCAGCCACCTAGCATGCCACCGCAGCAAAAGCACTGAACCCGATCACCCTGTCCTACGTAGTAAAGGCCAGCTTGAGCCAGATCTCTTGGCGTCACAGGAACAGTGGGTGGCCAAGAGGAGAAGGTCTGACGTCTGGCCTCCTCCCTCCTCATATGAGGGACAATTGGGTAGGTGGATTCATCAACCACCTCCCCTGTTCTCAAACGATATTCCATGTCTTCGGCTTCTTCATTGTATCTGGAGCCGGTCAACTGTGAACTGTGCTGGAAATCGGTGCGATGGGTGCAGCTGAGGAACTTGCACACCGGAGAAAGCTAAAATTCAGATAAAATATGTTTAGGCAGATAACAAGAAAggtgtgtgtttccatattccATGCCATCTTACCTCCTTATGCCTCTCTACAGGTGTGTCTCCCCTGCACCAGTTTTCCACCGTCACCTTACAGCTGAAACAACGGACGCGATCGCTGTAGCCGGTGTAGTAGAATCCGGCTCGGGCGAGTCGCTCTGCGGGCACCTGCTCAGCCAGATTGGAGCCGTTGAATGAATGGAGACGGTTGTTCATTAGGGAGAAGTCAACCCTGCAATCACTTTCTAGTCCGCCATCTTCTCTGAGGTCGGACATGATGGCAGCAGGCAGGGGATCTATTCCAAGATAGTAGAGAAGGAGAAAACagacaaaattaaatgaatgatcGTGACCTTCCCATTCACCcttaatgatgaaaaaaaatctccctaTTTTTCACAACCCAAAGATGGAAAGTATGGCATAACGGTTAACCATAACCATTGTTTTGCAAAATGGCGCAGTAAGTTGGCAGTCGTCTTCAGGATTTTTCTTGTCACACTGTTTTGTCCTTCACGTGGACCCGTTGTGGAGTGGGACTGTTCTCAACTTCTCAGTACTTTGATCGTGACAATCCATTCTCTAGTGCTAGTTGGTTGCGCTTGTTCTGCAGCATGCTTCCACCAGCACTGATTTTGATGGTGGGAATGTTTCCTCTTTTTGACTGTTGTCGCTAGAGAGACGCATTTTTGCTCAGCGGAGATGTATCAAATATTCTATTGTCATCTGAAAATAGAttgtgctgaattaaaaaaaaaaaaagttctttacaCTAACATTTcaatcaatacattttagacCTGCTCAGAATCTGATACTGGCCTAGGTCTAGTGGTGTGTAGTATATACTGTAGTCCAAGAAGTGTACATGCGCAAAGATGTTGGGACATGACAAGTCCGTATGTGTGAGGGATGGGCAAGGCAAGTTTGCCTGCAGGCTCAGTACACACAACAGAACAGGGTGTATCACGCTGCCACCTAGCAACACAGACTAGTAACATTAATAGTTTTGTTTAATATGTAGAAGACActacaagagaaaaaaaagtggattattGTTGCTCAAGTTTGGACTCTGTTATGTAAAACTGCACTGCATAATGTTGTGATTTATCATGAGATAAACTATGTTGCTACTCAACAAAAAATTGTAACCTCtttaatgttttgatttttttaagcaaccGTCCATCTAGCTGTTTTATTTCATTCCAAAGAAGAGCGCAACACGTCATAGCTATCATTTCGTGCAGCGGCCACCAAGAATTCCAcaccctccccaaaaaataaaatacaataattctGACCACAACATCAGAACACAACTCACGCGGCTTTCAACAAGCTCGCAGTCACGCTCGTCTCTGGTCGTTTGAGGAAGTAACCGCTCCTCCTCACCACTTTGATGATCTGCGTCCTATTGCATTCTGGCAACGGTAATTCTTTTCGGGTataaattgtatgtgaaaagtgaatgtaGCAAATTGTCTCTgcttgtccgaaaggaaaatgaacaaataaaaacaaaaaacaagcaaacaaacacagcatGTGGTCGATGGTTTTACGTATTACGAAAACATAAAACGCAGGCATTCTGTTTAGGACTCTGACCCGAATTGTAATGGAACAGCGAAATGTAATTTTGCAAAAAAGCTTTGTGCTAGCTGTAAACACGTAGCTAGCCTAAATATCTGAGCTATTCTACATGCgtttagtttcacttttgtttGCTAGAGTTTAAAATGTAAGTTCTTACCTTTATTTGTCCGGTTCCTCACGCTTCAATCCACCTTCAACTTCACTGTAGAGTTCTTCCCAGTAGTGACATAAAAGTGTATCGTATGACACGACTCTTTCCGGAAGTAGGTGTCATAAAGGACGTCTGTTGCGCAACACTTTATGCGCATCCCATGTGACCCATCAAGGAATGAAAGGGAATCAAGGAATGAAAGGGAATCAAGAgaggcaaaacaaaaatgctcgcttgagactttttttctcaactgAAAATGTTGGTTAACAGAGAggcatgttatttttatttcaatttcggCTTTACCGCAAAGCCTTTACGTAACACAAGAAGCCCAAATTTGTGGTTACAAGTAGTACGTACTACCTGTCTAAAACTACGAACTAAAAGTGCAGCAAAGATCAAAGCACAAGTATACTTACTCAACTGCAATggagaatccaggtccagaaactaAAAACCCTGcgacagattggctttagccacaggtgtttctacttaactggcaggtaaacgaactcatagaagcacctgttgagtagaagcatatgtggctaaagtcaaactgtttcagggtttgttctctctggacctggattccccaaccctgaataaaacaaaaaaattgtcatgctTGTGAACCTGGTATCTCaggaactgaaaaaaaactcagaccTGATGTGGAATTTCCGCTCAACAGATGTTTAACACCTCTTTATGTtgaaagtccctgtaaagtgaaaatgtcatacatttgacacaccacaaagAATTGTGTTGTTAACAAGCCTGTAGTAGGCAATGAGATTCCAAAatcacaaagaaaaaataactcaatGAAAATTACTATTAGTAGTGTgactattcatccatccaccaaGATAGCAATGGATGTGcaacagtatatataaaaacataaacaagctCAAAACGGATTTTATTGAGTAATTTGCAACAATTCAAACTTCACAGAAGGTGGCCCGTGGTTTTGGCCAGTGCATTTCAGTGTTTTTGGTCAGATATGTTAACATATGTGCTGCTGATGAGGAAGTCAaacactttcactttcattgctattttcaaccgataccgatgAACCAATACagtaatttagaaagtgccgatgtcgataactgataagtaagccgataattgttcgc from the Vanacampus margaritifer isolate UIUO_Vmar chromosome 10, RoL_Vmar_1.0, whole genome shotgun sequence genome contains:
- the xiap gene encoding E3 ubiquitin-protein ligase XIAP, producing MSDLREDGGLESDCRVDFSLMNNRLHSFNGSNLAEQVPAERLARAGFYYTGYSDRVRCFSCKVTVENWCRGDTPVERHKELSPVCKFLSCTHRTDFQHSSQLTGSRYNEEAEDMEYRLRTGEVVDESTYPIVPHMRREEARRQTFSSWPPTVPVTPRDLAQAGLYYVGQGDRVQCFCCGGMLGGWEVGDTAWGEHGKHFPYCFFILGHDVGNIPSEGGTGEEDRSGPPQVNIPVPMGSFEERLRSFAGIQHPVDHARLARAGFYSTGTGDKVMCFRCGGGLKGWQPDEDPWEEHAKSYPGCSFLLAEKGQEFLNTIQLQDPQRNEATSSHQNGFTPSRNDDDPMETLRKLQREKQCKVCMDKDTCVVFIPCGHLATCEECSQTLIKCPICCGAITQKVKTYIA